One window from the genome of Chionomys nivalis chromosome 14, mChiNiv1.1, whole genome shotgun sequence encodes:
- the Impact gene encoding protein IMPACT isoform X2 produces MAEGDVGSDQRQVNLPSEYPGTAPPVYQLNAPWLKGQERADLSNSLEEIYIQNIGESILYLWVEKIRDVLIQKSQTAEPGPDVKKKTEEEDVECENVEYQRENAVQTLDFNISEHAPEIEELPPVDHGVPITDRRSTFQAHVAPVVCPKQVKMVLAKLYENKKIASATHNIYAYRIYCEDKQTFLQDCEDDGETAAGGRLLHLMEILNVKNVMVVVSRWYGGILLGPDRFKHINNCARNILVEKNFTSSPEESSKSLGKKKVKKDKKRSEH; encoded by the exons ATGGCCGAGGGGGACGTAGGGAGCGACCAGAGGCAG GTGAATTTACCGAGTGAGTACCCAGGTACAGCACCGCCCGTTTATCAGCTGAA TGCTCCTTGGTTGAAAGGACAAGAACGTGCAGACTTATCAAACAGCCTTGAGGAGATATATAT ACAGAATATTGGTGAAAGTATTCTTTATCTGTGGGTGGAGAAAATAAGAGATGTTCTGATACAGAAGTCCCAGACGGCAGAGCCAG GCCcagatgtaaagaaaaaaactgaagaggaAGATGTTGAATGTGAAAATGTAGAGTATCAGCGAGAAAATGCAGTTCAAACATTAGACTTCAACATCAGTGAACATGCACCAG aaatagaagaattgCCTCCAGTTGATCATGGCGTTCCTATTACAGACCGAAGGAGCACTTTTCAGGCACATGTGGCCCCCGTAGTCTGTCCTAAGCAG gtgaaaatGGTTCTTGCCAAGTTgtatgaaaacaagaaaatagcCAGTGCCACCCACAATATCTATGCCTATAG GATATACTGTGAGGACAAGCAGACCTTCTTACAGGACTGCGAGGATGATGGAGAAACAGCTGCTGGGGGCCGTCTTCTTCATCTCATGGAG ATTTTGAACGTGAAGAATGTCATGGTGGTGGTGTCCCGTTGGTATGGAGGAATTCTGCTAGGACCCGATCGTTTCAAACACATCAACAACTGTGCCAGGAATATACTGGTAGAGAAGAACTTCACAAGTTCACCT GAGGAGTCTTCTAAGagtttgggaaagaagaaagtaaagaaagacaagaagaggAGTGAGCATTAA
- the Impact gene encoding protein IMPACT isoform X1: protein MAEGDVGSDQRQNEEIEAMAAIYGEEWCVIDDSAKIFCIRISDNIDDPKWTVCLQVNLPSEYPGTAPPVYQLNAPWLKGQERADLSNSLEEIYIQNIGESILYLWVEKIRDVLIQKSQTAEPGPDVKKKTEEEDVECENVEYQRENAVQTLDFNISEHAPEIEELPPVDHGVPITDRRSTFQAHVAPVVCPKQVKMVLAKLYENKKIASATHNIYAYRIYCEDKQTFLQDCEDDGETAAGGRLLHLMEILNVKNVMVVVSRWYGGILLGPDRFKHINNCARNILVEKNFTSSPEESSKSLGKKKVKKDKKRSEH from the exons ATGGCCGAGGGGGACGTAGGGAGCGACCAGAGGCAG AATGAGGAAATTGAAGCAATGGCAGCCATTTATGGCGAGGAGTGGTGTGTCATTGACGATTCTgccaaaatattttgtattagaATCAGCGATAACATAGATGATCCCAAATGGACAGTTTGCTTGCag GTGAATTTACCGAGTGAGTACCCAGGTACAGCACCGCCCGTTTATCAGCTGAA TGCTCCTTGGTTGAAAGGACAAGAACGTGCAGACTTATCAAACAGCCTTGAGGAGATATATAT ACAGAATATTGGTGAAAGTATTCTTTATCTGTGGGTGGAGAAAATAAGAGATGTTCTGATACAGAAGTCCCAGACGGCAGAGCCAG GCCcagatgtaaagaaaaaaactgaagaggaAGATGTTGAATGTGAAAATGTAGAGTATCAGCGAGAAAATGCAGTTCAAACATTAGACTTCAACATCAGTGAACATGCACCAG aaatagaagaattgCCTCCAGTTGATCATGGCGTTCCTATTACAGACCGAAGGAGCACTTTTCAGGCACATGTGGCCCCCGTAGTCTGTCCTAAGCAG gtgaaaatGGTTCTTGCCAAGTTgtatgaaaacaagaaaatagcCAGTGCCACCCACAATATCTATGCCTATAG GATATACTGTGAGGACAAGCAGACCTTCTTACAGGACTGCGAGGATGATGGAGAAACAGCTGCTGGGGGCCGTCTTCTTCATCTCATGGAG ATTTTGAACGTGAAGAATGTCATGGTGGTGGTGTCCCGTTGGTATGGAGGAATTCTGCTAGGACCCGATCGTTTCAAACACATCAACAACTGTGCCAGGAATATACTGGTAGAGAAGAACTTCACAAGTTCACCT GAGGAGTCTTCTAAGagtttgggaaagaagaaagtaaagaaagacaagaagaggAGTGAGCATTAA